The DNA window TCATGGAGAGTTCCATAGGTCTTACAAAGGAGTTTAGTTTTCGCCCTCCAGGGTCTGGCGGTGGGGAGATGAGATGACATGTTCACCCTGGCTGCAAGGTTTAAGAGAATCCCCAAATTCAGACCTAAACCAGAGGATTAGCCGAGTGAAGAGAATGAGTATTTTGAGATATTTGGCAAGTAGAATCGTCAGAGCTTTGCGAGTAATTATATGTCCAGGGCCCAGAGTCTATTGCCTGGCACAAAGTTGGTTTTCAATTAATCTTATTGAGTGGGACAGCTGGACACATCCAGGTGCCGTGTGTCCACAAGGGAACACGGAGGACAGATGTAGTGTCAGGAAAGTTATGTTCATTTCTGAGCCTGTTGACTCAACAGGGCCAAACTGCAGAAGAATGGCCTGGCTGGGAGAAGTAGCTTAAAATCTCTCAGCTTATAGGAAACAGATGAGGTTATTACAtggaaaagacacacacacactcaaggaAACAACAGGGGAAGAAGGGCTCACGAAAGACAGTCTCCTGTCTTGACTACCTCGCAAAGAAGTGATCAGATGAAGCAGTGTTAGGAGTTTAATGTGAGTTCCAGTCCCCTTATCTGGTcatattccctctgcctggtgccTGCTGACCCCATGCACATTCAGAGAACTCACTCCCAAACCAGCGCAAGACTTTCAGCCCCAAGTCACCAACTCCTGAGGTGTCCTGAAGGCTAACAGGGTCCTCCAGAGCAGCCATGACTCCAAGATGCTGAAACATTTACTCAAAGAGTGAAAAACCCACTTAATCGTACCCGGCAGTTGCAACTCCTGGGTCAGGCGAGTAGGAGGTCACATAATTGAGGTGAATGAAACAATAGGGCACCATCTCTGGGTATCGCCCACGCCCAGTTATTTTGTCTTGAAAACACAATGCTTGCCAAGTAAGACATTCAAACAAAACCTCCACGGGCCTCCAGCCAGTTTCAACCTCTAATCTCAGTATTTCTAAATCCTTGTTAACATGTTCTAGGTCAACACTGGGGAGCTGCTGTAAGTTTTTCTGTCTTCCCCCGTCCTGCCAAATCCGTCTTATGTGTATGCGGTCTGAGAGCGTTTGTATGTTGGTTCTCTGCCCAGAGAACAAGTTTCCAGTCCAGAATCCTTTCTGTTCTTCTCTTACTAGGTTAGTTTTTAGGGTTTCCGTCAGAGAGAACCACTAACTGGCTGTCTTATTTATTGCCTTGTGGTTCTGGAGGCTCCAAGTCCAAGATCGAGGTGTCTGGGGGACTGATTCGCTCTGAGGCTCTAAGGGAAGGACTACtctcaggcctctctccttggagTACCAGTGGCTGTCTTTCCCCTACATCCCTTCACCACTGtcctccctctatctgtgtctctgtgtccaaatttccccttgttataaggacaccagccatgGATTAGGGCTCCCCCTAATGACCTCCTCTTAACTGGCCTATCtccttaaaggccctatctcctaTTTCTACAAGTTCTGAGGTGCTATGGGGTTAGGACATCTACCTATGACATTTGGGGAAAACAGAATTCAACCGGTAACACTTTTTATTGACTCAAAGCAGATATTATCAAGAAAAAACTCTCCTCTTATTTGGGGAATGAAATTCAGAAGAGACCAGAAGATGTCCTTGTGCCCTCACCACCAGGAAGGCAGAAGCACAGAGTTCCACAGGCTAATAAAGTTAGGTGAGAAAATGCTTACTACCCTCATGGGGATGCTACTGAATCCTCCTTCCCACTTCACCTCCCTGAATCATCCTCTCCCTAAGAAAATGCTGCCTTTCCTCCTTAAGCAATGAAACACTTCCCCATAGCTTGACCACCTCCTTCTCAGCCACTTCATCACCTCAGCCAATTAATTCCACACCAAACGTGACCTAACAACTGGGAAATTCCAAATATGGGCCTTGTTGCTGGCTTTcacagatctttcttctttttacctcTTTCCCCAGAGCACTGGCCACCAACACGACCCAAGAGATATATAAATCCAAGACACAGGTGCCTCCTTTCCATCAGGCTGGTCTAAGGGACTCCGTGAAAAGCAAAGAACAGTCACTACCTCCAAACTACAAGGCTTCCCACTTCACAGCCGAGAAGACACAAGCCCAAGAGAAAGACTGCCTAAGGCCCCCGAAGGGCAAAGAGTCCAACAAGGGCATCTCTACTCTGTGTCAGGATGGAGATGTCTCCACCCACACTGTAGATCAAGGCCCCGGTTCCAGCCCAGCTGGCGAGAGTGGAAGAGCACACGTTGATGAGGCCAGGTCGGAGGATGCCAGCCTAAAGCCAGACCCCCAGGCCGGGAGACAAAGCCCCCTGAACCCCAGGGAATGTGCAGGAAATTGGAAAGGCGAGTCCACAACACCTACCTTCTCAGAGCTGTTTGCGAAGGTCAGAAACGCCCACTACCTCCGGCACAGGGTACCCCCCCGAGTCTGAGAGATTGCTTACTATCGGGGAGATATTCGGGCACGAGGAATCcttgcagcccagggcagcccaggaaCGTGAGGACACGGTGAGCACCCTCCGGCCCTAACCACCCAGGTAACCTCACAATAACGTAGATCGTACTTGCTAAAGGGATGCGTTCCTCAAGAAGCTGCAGAAAGTAGTATATAATGTGTGTCGATTTTATTTTAAACCCTCgggcctttttttccttttatggggATAGAATCTTTCACTGAACGAGCAAGACGGGCATATGACAAATGAGGGGAGAGACGAATCTTCTGAAAACGCTGTAAGCGGTGCCCACGTGTTGCTGATGCCACCAATTCTGTGCATCTCCACTGATGACTAGACTTTTCCCCGAAAAGAAAAATATTCGGGGTCTTGCTTACTTTGGTCGCCCCTTTTCTTATAGGAGGTTCTTACGGTGCCACCTGCTGGCAAAGGACAAAGGTCTTCTGTCCTCACTGGAACGGTGGGCATAGGAGCATTCTCGGAAATACGCATCCTCGTAGGTGCTAGAAATAAAACCTgctccctgaaaaaaaaagaaaaaaaaccctgctccctgaagggcaagaaaaaaataggattttttaagACTACCAGGCTTGCTCTCGTTAGGGTGAGAACAACGCTCTTGCTGATTTCTACATCCTAAGCAGGAACAGAAGTCCAATGTTTCTTTGCGATTTGTAAGAACACTGTCATttctgatgggtttttttttttgcaacctaTTATATTTTAGAGATGTAATATATTCTTGGATATCACTGAATTCATTAATAAGTACTTGTGAAAAGCACTGACCTGTTAATTATTTCTGGAGTAAATTGTTcatcttggtaaaaaaaaaaaaacaacaaaaaaaaaaacaacaaacaaacaccgaagtctttccttccttcctttcttcccaggtGGCTCCACTTTGGTTTTCTCATTCCTGCTTTCTACCCACTCAGAGCACACTTTCTGGATCCTAATAAAGGAAGAGTAAACAATTTGTATCACCTCCTCCAACATTTCCTCCCCAAGAAGCAAAGCAACCGAGGAAGGCAGGCCGGAGCCACAGGAGGGATTCACGGACACTTACTTTATTCCCTCGGGCCCAGGCCCCAGCTAGCAGGCCCCACAGTGTAGAGAGCCCCCTGCAAAGTGCCCCAGCCCCTTATTGTATGTCCTTCCTCCTTGTTTCCTGCCTAAACCCTGTCTGTCTGCATTTCAAGCATGCTCCAAGGGGGAGTTTCCCAAAGGATCTGTCTCGCTCCTCCAGGGCCTTTCGTCCAGGCCAAGCCACTGGGGATGTGGCCTCAgcctgggccctgctccctgcGTGCCATCAAGCCCCCACCCTGAGCACACCTGTGTTGCCAACTCAAGAAATAAACATTCTGCACGGTCCTCGCTGTGACCGTGCTTGTGTCTTCACAGGTCAGAGGGGCCCAGGCCTGCCTGGCCTTCCCACTCCGGGACCTGATACACCCTCTTTAAAATGACGTGTCCTGCGCTGCCCCAAAATTGTGCATTACGAACCTTCCATCCACACAGATTTCATGTTCTTATCATTTAGTCCAATATGTGTTCCTCCTTCGATACAACAGATGAGCACTTTTATTGGCACCACTCAACACAACCAGGCGGGAAGCTGCTGCGGGGGCCGTGGCTGCCCTAACTCATTATGCCCTAAAGGACGGGGCAAAGCCCTAGTCTTCCCGAGGCACACTGAGCTCCAGGACGGCTTGCAGCGAGTCAGCTTCAAGTCATTCATTCGTCCCATGGTCCCCCCCGGGGGATCAGTGTGCTCCCCAAAGGACACTGGGCACTGTTCAGAGACAATCTGGCGAGGTGGTTAAAACACCACTGTATTAAGCCTTTGCAAAAGCCTCTGAAGGGTAAGAAATCGGTGAGACAActgcttccattttacagaaaagaaaaaaattgaggctCACGATAAGCAAAATCTCTAAATGGTAATGTGAATGAGGACCAAGGGCCAGGATACTACTTTCCTGTCCTATCTTCTCTCTCAGaaagccgggggtggggggcgctgacACAATGTACAATGGCTTATGCCCtcattttcactttgaaataCTTTCTTACCCTATAACTGAAAATCGTatgcaataaaattaaaaataatgagaaggaaaaactcaTACTTCAATTTTGAGGGAACCTGACATTTTTTTACTACATGCATCATTAATTCAGAGGTATATTGAGGAAGCAGTCTTCCCCATTTATACCCCTTCCCCCTGCCGTAAGGGAAAGGGGGCTTTCACCTCATCACCTGAACCCATCCAGCGGGCAGGGAATCCACGCTCCACCCGGAGGCAGAGGCATCTAGAAAACTCTGAGATGGTGGCTCAGCCTGTCACCCAGGGTCCCATGGTGGTGCAGGCTGCTGAGAGGGACCCCAAAGTTTCCCACAGCCCTCCATGATTGGGTAAAAGTTGTGACAGCCCCTCTGAGGGTGaaggcaaggcagagggaggggaactTGAGAGGTCCGCCCCCACTCCAAGAACCCCAGGGGCCAGAGGAGCCTCTGTGCCAACCAAACAGAAGTCATCAGCCCCACATCAATGACAGCCGGCATAGCAAGACCTGCCAGAGACATAGGACTGCAGCTGGACCCCAGCCCTGCACAGGCATTTGGATACAgaggacagaaggagggagatggggaggccGGGCCTCAGGCCTCATGCTCCTGCGGAGCCCAAGCCAcactggggtggggaaggaaggatttTAACTGGTCAGGACCCTAAGGAATCATAGCTCACGTGgttgaagagaaacaaaactggGAAAACAGAACAACTGGAAGTTGCTGGATCAGGACTGCGATGGTATCAAGCAAAGCTGGCAGCAGTTCCCGGGAGAAAAGCGCCCACCCCATGCGTGCACCTGACCACGCCGGGAGTTCTCAGCGGGATCCAGGTGGAGCAGCGTGGTACTGAGATATCTCAGATGTGGCTGGGGATGCGGCCCACCTGAGATGTGTAGGAGAAAAGGTCTGTTCCTAATTAGATGTTATATGAACCAAATGCAGGTTCTCCCATCGTCTCTCTGGGGCGGAGAAAGCACTACTGTCCTGGGTCCCAGTAGCCGGCACTACCTAGAAACTGCGGATGAAATCGAATGCAATTGGTTTGATTACTTTCAATCGCTCCAGTTTAATTCCATTCAGGTTGGGCTGTGACGCTGGGCAAGGGAGAAACCTTCCTGGTCAAAGGGAAACACATAATAAAGACTCCAAACACACTTTACACGTGTTGCTTGGAATCACACCCAATACTGGCGTGGGGCTTCTCGACTCCacattatttctattaaaatactaTTCCAAAAGCATGTGGTAGAGAGAAAATGTATGCAAGTTATCCGTGAAGATATGTAATTACGCAATCCGCTGCTGGGAAATTTGTGCACACTCTTGCTGAGGTCTAACCTGGAGTGAGCTGCAGGAAGTGGGAAGCAGGTGCCTGCAGAGCCAGAGCTGTCGCCAGGgctcagcctctttctctctcagcttAAGCTCTAGCCACTAGGATAGCATGAGCAGAATGAGTGATTCCAACAGTTATTTCAATATGATTGCACAAGAGATTAGATATAATTTTGTAGAATAGGTATAAGAATTCACATTTGAGGGGCACCCGGGttgctcagtcaattaagcatctgccttcagctcaggtcatgaccccagggtcctgggattgagcccccacattgggcttcctgctccgcagggagtctgcttctccctctccctctgcctcctctcccctactcatgctgtgtctctatctctcaaataaataaaatccttaaaaaaaaaagaattcatatttGAATGGtatttttcctaaagaatttcccttcatttttttagGAGGTCCACAC is part of the Canis lupus familiaris isolate Mischka breed German Shepherd chromosome 38, alternate assembly UU_Cfam_GSD_1.0, whole genome shotgun sequence genome and encodes:
- the CCDC190 gene encoding LOW QUALITY PROTEIN: coiled-coil domain-containing protein 190 isoform X2 (The sequence of the model RefSeq protein was modified relative to this genomic sequence to represent the inferred CDS: deleted 1 base in 1 codon); this translates as MKRMERHMVMGPLYMHFDLERKNTRWAEARLSQRLQRLEHICLYHMKLLTQEQRQLQKELQRLQQADIIKKKLSSYLGNEIQKRPEDVLVPSPPGRQKHRVPQANKVRALATNTTQEIYKSKTQVPPFHQAGLRDSVKSKEQSLPPNYKASHFTAEKTQAQEKDCLRPPKGKESNKGISTLCQDGDVSTHTVDQGPGSSPAGESGRAHVDEARSEDASLKPDPQAGRQSPLNPRECAGNWKGESTTPTFSELFAKVRNAHYLRHRVPPESERLLTIGEIFGHEESLQPRAAQEREDTEVLTVPPAGKGQRSSVLTGTVGIGAFSEIRILDIGVSKGFEDESVQAQSRGVASTERARRCREQGRSPVSAPCLGPGCPQGACSRTQAQQRESSMHCDLLTRRKSRLAGRFFAQQALITAALGGGVKKESEARAFAKHICAPRRCHCEGVHKEP